The genomic stretch CCCTGCCCAATATTTTACGCACGAAATAAACAGCCGAAATCGTACCACAGGTTCCTCATCAGGGCCAGAAAAATCCCGCCCTGAAGCCCCCCTGCCCTACCACCTCGACAGGCCTCACCAAGGCCCTGTTGCCCAAGCATATAAGCATAGCAAAGGGGATGCGACACAAACTGTCGTCTCCTGCAAAAGAATCATCCGCCGGACGAACCCCGCACCACAAAAAGCCCAGGAAACCGGACGGCTCCTGGGCTCGATACTCGTGCGGACCACTCCCTACCAGTCATCCTGGGCGGCGACAATTCGGGCGAGATCCTGGGCATGGTAATAGTTCATGGTCATTGCCTGACTCTGGTGGCCGATCATCGCGCGCACCGTGGCCTCGGGGATTCCAGCTTCGATCATCTGGGAGTTCGCGAAATGCCGCCAGGAATGGAAGGTCAAGCTCGCAGCCTGGCGCTCCTCCTCTGAGATCCCGATGTACTCCATGGCGTGATAGAGCCCGCGCGTAATCTCCCGTCCGTCGTAGGGCGCTCGCGGGTTGGTTTCGTGGTAGAAGACGTATTGCTGGTCCGCCGGAAGGATCCACCGGTGGGGACTCCTGCGAAGAAGCTGGATTATCAAGGTCCTCACCCGCCGGGAAATCGGGACGATCCGGGACTCCCCGCTCTTTGTCGCGTCCTTCAGCTTCCACGACACAGGCTCCCAGACATGACTGACATCGATATGATCGCGGTGGCACCGGTTCGCCGTGAGCCCCAGGAGCTCCGATCTCCGGAGCCCCGTGCGCGCAGCGACCTCGGAGGCAATCCGCTCCAGATCGTTCCGCCACGCTTCTGGGCTCCCAAGCAGGCTCTGGGCTTCCTCTCTGGTGAGGGCCCCCCTCTTCTTGCTTCCGCCACCAGCACGGTAGACTCGGGGAATCGCCTGGATGATCTCGTCTTCCTCAGCTGCCTGGAGAATGACCGAAAGGGTGTTAATCACATGGTTGATCGTTGCCGGCGCCTTCCCTTCCTGGAAGAGCCTATCCCGCAGACGGCGGGTCTCTCGACGAGTGATCTCCGTGAGAAGAGTTTTCTCACCCAGGATGCGTAGCACGTGGTTCTTGCAGTCGACTCGGTGGCTTTGCGCTGATCGGTATGATACCCGGTGGCCCCCGGCTTGTCGGTCTGTGACATAGCGGCCGTCTGGCCAGTCAAAAAAACCCGCAGTGTATTTGCCGAGGGGGACATCATTTTTCTTTTTTACTTTTTTCACCTCTTGCTCGTCTTGCGATTCTTTAAGCTGGGCATCACACCAAGCTATCGCGTCGGCCTTGTTACCACAATTTGTTGATCGCAGAGGAGTCCATTTCCCATCCGGAAGCTTCCACCGCACGTACCATGTCCCGATCCATTTCTGGCCGGATTTCTTTTTTTTGAGTTCATTTTTGTTTCGCGGTTGGCGTGTAAGGGAGTATCGAAGATTTTTCATTGTCGGATTCCTGTCGGATTTTCTCCGACCGGCTATTGCCGGTATTTTCCAACTCATTGCATGAAAAGCATTTACAAGCGCGCCCAACAGGACTCGAACCTGTGACCCTCGGCTTAGAAGGCCGATGCTCTATCCAGCTGAGCTATGGGCGCAGAGGGGAGAACTTCGGGGTGGCCGGACTCGAACCGGCGGTCTCCTGCTCCCAAAGCAGGCGCCTTAGCCACTAGGCTACACCCCGTGTGCGGAAGCCGATTATAGAAAGCATTTGAAGGTCCGTCAACCATCCTCTTCGTCAGGGAGATCGCTTTCTCTCGCCCTGACCTCGGTCATGGCCTCGCTTTCGCGGGCATCGATGAGCTCGAGGACCAGCTCCAGGCGGAAGAGCTCGGCGTATTTGCGAGCCGACATTCCCAGCTGATCCTTTATGTGCGGATCAGCACCACCCATGAGAAGGAGCTGGGCTGTCTTCTCTGCGCCCTGCCCCACGGCAAGCACCAGCGCCGTCTGACCATTCTTGCTCTGACCGTCCAGGGCCGCGCCGGCATGGAGAAGAAGACCGGTAAGTTCCGAGTTTCCATCGGCGGCGGCATCCATGATGGGAGTATTTCCACGGTCCTCGCTCGTAGCGTTGACATCGGCTCCATGACTGAGGAGAAACTGCACCATTCCTGTATGGCGGTTCCGTACGGCCAGACAGAGAAGAGGCACCCCCTTGTTGTCCCTCGCATCGGGAGAAAAACCTCCCTGCATGTACCGCTCCACCGCAACCAGGACGCCTTCGGACACGCAATCCGCCAAGGCCTGATCGGTGAGGGCGTAGCCGAGGTTTGTCAGCTCTTCCCTGGCGCGCTGGCGATCCCGCAGAGCAGTCCAGCGCAGCCGCTCTTCCTTGAGAAGTTCTACTAGTTCCGGCAAAGCAGAAACAGCGGGCTGTTCTTTCAGATAATCGGGAAGTTCCAGAGAATCAGGAACATAGATCATCCAGGGAATAGCCCGGCCATGAAAGAACCCCAGGGCGTAATAATAGTCCTTTGAGAGAAGACACTCCTGTTGCAGAAGGACAACAGCGTGAGTAGCCTTCTCAAGACTTGCCGTGAGCGAAAGAAGCCCCTCCTTCCCCAGGAGAGCAATTTCTGTCTCAAACGACTCCTGCGCCAGTTCTGCACAGAGCGCTTCTGCCGAAGACTCTTCCGATGGGGAGGCAAGCATGACTAGCTTCATAGTGATCCTTTGTACACAATCTCACTCCGACTCGTCATTAATCATCGGCTCAAAATATTTCTTCTTGACATTCTGCGCTTGACGGTCCGAAGGATCACCAGAGTACCCCCCGGAGTTCCCAACGTCTGGAGCTTCGAAGGGAAATATCGTACAGTCCTGGCGCCATGTTCAAACTTTTTGCTTCAGACATTGATTACACACTCCTCCCCCACCAGGGGGACATTGCTGCTGACGACATAGCCGCCCTGCGACGGCTCCACGAAGAGGGGATCATGGTGGTCCTGGCCAGTGGTCGGGCCACGGGAAGCACCAAAAAGATCCTGGAACACATTTTTCCGGAAACACCACCGGAATACTTTATCTCCTACAACGGCGCCCGCGTTACATCCCTTCGAAGGGGAACGCCTCTGGTGGCGCGCAACATCGCTCCGGATCTGGTTACCGAAATTCGCCGCTGGTGTCTCCAGGAGGGGGTAACTCTTCAGGGCTATGAGGATTCAACCATCCTTGTAGAGGAAGACAATCCCTACGTGGGCCGCTACGCTACGGCGGCAGGTATGGGATACCGGATTGTTGCGGACATAGCCCAAGCGATCCACCCCCACGGGGGAACCCCAAAACTTGTCTGTCACGATCGACAGGAACGTCTCCCGGGACATATCCAGAGCCTTCGGGACCTCGGTCGGGGACGCTGGACCGTAGTAACGTCAATGCCCCATTTCATCGAGATCGTGGCGGATAATACCAACAAGGCCACGGCTCTCCAGGCGCTTGTTGCCCACAGGGGATTCACCATGAATGAGGTAATCGCCATTGGAGACAACCTGAATGACCTGGAAATGATCCAGGAGGCAGGAACGGGCGTGGCCGTGGCAAACGCCGTGGAGGAACTCAAGGCAGTAGCCGATTGGGTCACCCGGCGAAGCGTCTCGGAGGGTGCCGTGGCCGAGACCGCACGCAAGGCTTTCCCGGATCTGTTCTAGACTTTGAAACCTTTCGGTAAATTCTGCATTATATTTGCCCCAACACCTGGAGGGGACTACACTGGTGTTGGATGGAACGGCAAGAACAGCAGAAAGAGCCCCGGGAGGCCGTAATTCTCCTGGTGGCACAGGATACTCTCCTAATCTCTTTTGTGAGCCAGGTGGCAGATTCCCTGGGGTACCTGCTCTCCGTGGCCGACACTACACAGACAGTGGAGGAGCTTCTGGCCTCCCTGTCCGCCCCCCCTCTGGTCCTGATCGATCAGGTATCCTGCCTTGAAAGCGAGGAGATGGCTCGAACCGTTTTAGCCACAGGGGATCTTCCCCTGGTTTTTCTCTCTTCCCGGGAACACGCCCCCCCCCGGCTCGATACCATCCAGAGCGAGGCATCCTCCTGGGCATCTCTTCTCCCGGGACTTTTTCCCCGCACCTCGATTCCCAGAAAAAGCGATCACCAGACCTATGCAACAACCATTACCCTGGCCTTGCACCTCTTCAGGACCCAAGAGGAACTTCTCCACTCCCGGCAGGCTCTGAGCCGAAGCGAGCACCAGTATCGATTACTCTTCCAGCACCTTCCCCTGGCTTTTGCCGTTCACGAGATGATCTACGGCTCTGACCAGGAACCCCTGGACTACCGCTTCATCGAGATAAACCCCGCCTTTGAAAAGATCACAGGCCTCCGCAGAGAACATCTTCTGGGAAAAACGGTTCTGGCGGTCCTGCCAGGGACAGAGCGTTCCTGGATAGAAACCTACGCCGAGGTGGTCCGGACGGGTGAGGACGCCCTGATCGAATCCTATTCCCGGGAACTCAAAAAATATTTCGCTGTCCGGGCTTTCCGTATCCATCCCGGACATTTTGCTGTGATCTTCACCGATGTAACAGAGGAGACACACAAGCGAAAAACCCTTCAAGAACAGGCTCGGGTGCTGGGCATCCTGGCAGAGGCGTCGGAACGCTTCCTGGATCTTGATCTTGGCGATCTGGACTTCCAGGAGATTGTCGAGACGGTTCGTTCAATCTCGGGTGCCATCTTTGTCATGTACAATGCCTTTTCCCGGGATGGATCCCGCACAATAACAAGGGCCGTGGCAGGCCCTCCCGACCTCATTGCTGATATCCATGAGACCCTGGGTCAGATCCTGCAGGGACACACCTGGAAGTTCGACGAGATCCGCCGGGATCTCTTTCGGGAATCGCCCTTTCACGTATTCAGCCGCGTCTCGGAGTGGAGCGCCGATCTGGCCCCTGTCGAGCTGGTTATATCCCTGGAAAACCGATGGAATCTGGGAGAGACGATGTGCCTCCTTCTCCGCCACGAGGATGAGTTTTTGGGAGACATCAGCATGGTCATGCCTGCAGGATTATCTCTGAAAAACCGCCCTCAACTGGAAATCTACGCCCGAAACGTGGCCCTGGTTATCATGCGCAGGCGTTCCGAAGAACGAATCCAGCGGCTCCTCCAGGAAAAGGAGCTTCTGCTTCAGGAGACACAGCATCGCATCAAGAACAACCTGAACGTGACAGCCAGCCTTCTGAGCATGCAGGCCCTGGCGACAAACCAACCCGAGGCAGTTAAGACACTCCTGGACGCAAGTTCCCGGGTCAAGACGATCCGCCGGCTCTATGAAGAACTTCACCTCTCGGAGAACTTCCGCCACCTGGCGGTCCAAACCTATCTGCGGCCTCTCATTGACGAAATTATTGCGATCTTTCCCGATGCCGGAAACCTTCAGGTCGAGACCGATCTGACCGATTTCAAGATCAGCACGAAGCTCCTTTCGTCGATCGGCTTGATCGTGAACGAGCTGATCACCAACGCCATGAAGCACGCCTTTCCTCCGGACTATCTCTCGCAGAGGGGCCTCACTCCCACTCTCAGAATCAGCGCCCGGGAAGAGAAAGGATGTCTCTATCTCTCCGTGGCCGACAACGGCATAGGGCTCTCCACGAGCGCTCGGGAATGGCTGCGAACCAGGGAAGATCAACGGTCCTTCTCGGGCAGTAACTTTGGCATGCTGGTTATTCACTCCCTGGTGGAACAGGTGGATGGAACCCTGGATATCCAGAGCGGAGAGGGCACCACCTACAGCATCACCATTCCACTGGTGGTTTTCTAGGCGCAATGATCCGCCCCCCCCCTCAGACGTTGAGGCAGTTTTCACTCCACCCTACCCTTGGAAGCCGTCTCTGTTGGCTGGTGAAATCCTTCAGGAAGATTCCGATGGGATGGAGCGGGATCGTTTTTCGTCGTGCTTGGGCGCTCGCAATGCTCTATTACCATTATTAAATTCACTTGTGCTACAGCAGAAATCATACTATTCTATAGATAATAGAATTATGGTTATTTTTAAAAAGGAGTCTATTCATGAATATCCTCACGGTTTTCAAGGAAAGCATCACAGCCTCACGGGACAATCCGTTACTCTTTGTCCCAATGCTGGCATCCCTCGTCTTTTCAATGATTGTCAATCTGGTTTTTGCCGGATCAGCTATGCCCATGCTGGGCAATCTCTCCGGAGAGCAGATTGCTGCCAACCCGGAACGGGCCCTGGCAGGAGCCGGAGCAGCTATCGGCGGTATCATGATTGTGAGTACAATCAGCAGCTTTGTCAGTTTTCTGGCCCATGGCATGACTGTCGGGATGGCCGATATGGCCCTGAAGGGCGAATCGGTGACACTACAAACCGGGTGGGATCGCCTGGTCTCACGTATCATCCCTCTTGTCATAACCTCCGTTATGGTGATTGTCATTGTAATGTTCGGGTTTATCCTGCTGATTCTTCCCGGCCTGATTGCAGCTTTTTTCCTCATGTTTGCGCTGGTTGCGGTCATGCTGGAGAATTTCTCAGCAGGAAAAGCCTTAGGCCACAGCATTAAAACTGTTAAAAAAAACATGGGAGCCGCGTTGATTACGCTGCTGCTGATTCTGGGGCTGACATTCCCCGTCCTGGTTTTGAACTTCGCTATTGTCTTCATCCCGATATTAGGGGTGATTCTCTCCACCATACTCTTTTCAATCTACACGGCCTTTATTACGATTTTACTGGTGCGGGTCTATCACAGTCTGGATGTGCAGAGCGACAGGTCTCCGGAAGTTGAGGCCTGATACCCTCAGGAAGAAACCTCCTGCCGGCACAGCACGAGAGGAGCCAGGCAATCGGATCACTCCTTCGTTGTCTCTTCGGGCTGGGCCATCAGGAGAATCTCAGGTCGGTACTCAAAGTGTATTGCGTCAAAATAGAGCCATTTTCCTCCCCAGACAAACCCCTCGGCCTCAAACGCCTTGATCACCTCCCGGGGAACGGTCCATCTCTGGTGAGGAGCCAGATTCCACCATTCTTCTACTCCGCTGTTTACTGCCCAGCGCCAGTAGGCGTGGCGCCCCCGGAAGGATCGTGGCATAAGGTCCAGGGCGACGCCGTAACTGTGATAACTCCTGCGTGGTGTTCCTGCAATCGGGCGCCAGCTGAAGCCGTGGACCTGGGCAAGGTCGCGCACAAACGCCCGGGTCTCGCCATCTGCCAGCATCACCAGGCGCAGTCGCTGATCGACACGCCCGAGAGGGTCCTGAAGCAAGGGGTGAAGCTGCACCGGTCTGTCCAGAAAGGTGAGCCACACCATGGCTCGCTCAGCCTCCTGTTGTGATGCGATCCCATAGAGGCGGTCAAGAAAAGCATTGAATCGCACCTCCCCGTCGTTGTCAAAGCTCACCATTCTCTGACGGAGGCGTTCCTCCACCTCAGGGGTAATCTTCCGAGGGGTAAAGGGGCCAGGCTCGTAGCGATAGAACCGTATTGGCACGAATTCCTGCCACCGATCCCGCTTTGCCTCCGGCAAAAGCCGGCCCTGAGCCCAGGAGAACCATTCACCGTCCATGGAGAGGGCCCACTCACCCCGGCGATATTCCACCGATTCTATTCGATCGGGATAGGCCCGGGCGAGAGCCTTCATCACGACCTCTCCCGAGGCGAAGGATGCCAGGGATGGTACCAGAAGAAAGAAAAACACCGTCCAGATCTTCATACTCATACGAGAATACTCATCTTTTCCTCTTCGAAGCCAGTCCTCGGCATCAAAGATTTCTGGCTGGAGATCTTGGGAGTATGTCGCTCACTTGCCATCCCCCGGGTTTTGCCTCATAGTCATACAATATGGATAATGCAACAGGAAGATCGTTTTGCCCGACACGCTCTGGGGAACGGGACAGGTCTGCTCCGATAGCCAGCCGGGACAGATATCTGTTGCAGCAAAAAATAAAGGTGTGACGAAGAAAATATATGCAAACGAAGAAGTTCTCCCCCCGGCCCCTGATTATCCCGCTCCTGTTTCTTGTCTTTTCTCTATCCCCCGTCCTGGCTGGATCAGGCAGCTCCAGCTATGCCCATACCCTGGAGCACCGAATGATGGTCCTGGCCCTTCAGATCGGGATCATCCTCTTTGCGGGCCACTGGGGAAGCAATCTGGCCCGCCGCGTGGGGATTCCGGCGATCATGGGAGAACTCCTGGCGGGAATACTCATCGGGCCTTATCTGCTGGGAGCCTTACCCCTGCCCGGGTATCCCTCGGGGCTCTTCCCCGTGGCCGATACAACCCTGGCAATCACACCGGAACTCTACGGGTTTGCCGTGGTCGCCTCGATTGTCCTGCTCTTTCTCACGGGTCTCCAAACGGACCTGCGGCTTTTTCTGCGCTTTGCCTTCAAGGGAAGCGTCGTGGGGCTGGGGGGCGCAACTCTCTCGCTTCTGGCGGGAATTACCGTGGCAACGATCATGACCGGCAATCCCCCCCTGGCACCGGGAAATATCTTCCTGGGAGTCGTCGCTACGGCAACATCAGTGGATATTTCTGCCCGTATCCTGAGCAGCCGCAAGAAGATGGCGAGTCCCGAGGGGGTAACTATTCTCTCGGCATCGGTAATCGAAGATGTGGTGGGCATCACCCTTTTGGCAGTTATTCTCAGCGTGGATGCCATGGAGGGAACCCTGGGCAACGGCGGGGGAACCTGGCGGTTTATGGTGCCCATCGCGGCCAGGGCGCTGACTGTCTGGCTGGGATGTACTGCTTTGGGAATTCTTTTCTCCCGCCGGATCGGCAATCTTCTCAAGGGGGTGCGCAACCAGTCCCAGATAGCTGTTCTTGCCTTGGGTCTGGCCCTGATTCTGGCCGGCCTCTTCGAGAGTGCCGGACTGGCCATGATCATCGGCGCCTATGTGATGGGCCTCTCTCTGGCAAACACCGATATCTCCTATGTGGTACAGGAAAAGATCGAGGTTATTCACCATTTTTTCGACCCCATTTTCTTTACTGTCATCGGGATGCTGGTGAACCTTTTTGTGATTACCTCCCTGGAGGTGCTGTTTTTCGGTGTGTTCTTTGCCCTCCTTGCAACGGCAGCAAAACTGATTGGCTGCGGGGGAGCATCACTTGTGCTGGGCTTTAACAGGGCGGGAGCAATCAGAATCGGCATGGGTATGGTTCCACGTGGAGAAGTGGCTCTGATAATGCTTGCCATCGGTTTGAGTTCAGGAGTCCTGGAGGATCGACTCTTCGGCGTGGCCATTGTGATGACCCTGATCACAACGCTTGTGGCACCGCCTTTTTTCAACAGGCTCCTCTCGCGAACCCTCCAGACCACCCGCCAGGCTCTAACGGACCACGAGACAACAGCTGCAGACTTTCACTTCGGTTCGGAGGATCTCACAAAATTTCTCCTCTCCGATGTAATACAGACCATGCGCAACGAGGGCTTCTTTGTCACAGGCTCGGAAACAGAACACAAGGTCTTCCATATGCGGAAGGATTCGGTTTTCATTGCCCTCATGGCCACCCCTGTAAGCCTCCATTTCACCTGCCGCAAGGAAGATGTAACTTTAGTGAATAACCTGGTCTACGAATCGGTTCTGAGTCTGCAGCAGCAGGTGGGGCACATAAAAACCGTTGCCAAACCCCAGGAGTTGCGCAAAGGCCTGGTGGAGAAGACCAACCGCGCCGTGGTGGACTGGCCCAAATATCTTCCTGTAGAGTGCATTCACCTCCGTATGGAGGTGGAAAACAAGGAACTGGCAATTCGCGAACTGGTGGAATCCCTCACGCACGGGGGGAAACTCAAAGATCCCGAGGCTGTGCTGGAGGCAATCCTGGAGCGCGAGAGGACGATGAGCACCGGCATGGAGCACGGGATTGCGATCCCCCACGGCCGTTCCGAGGGGGTCAAGGAATTGACCATCGCCGTGGGCATCGTTCCCAAGGGGGTCGATTTTCAGTCCCTCGACGGAGAGCCGACGCGAATTATCTTTCTGGTAGCTTCTCCCCGGGATAACCCCGGACCACACCTGCAGATTCTGGCGGGGATCGCTGGAATTGTGAACAGCTCCGAGGCCAGGGAAGAGATGCTCCGTATCTCCTCCCGATCCGATCTGATCCGCTACATGGTGGAAAATTCCCGCCCAAAAAAGCGAACACCCTGACGGCCCTAACGGGTTGTCTCGCGCACCATAATGCGGGGAGTCACCGAAAGCTCGTCTGTTCCCAAATGATCGTCCCTCCCGGAGATTCGCCGCTCCAGGTAGGTCCGGGCCAGCCGGGCCTTCTCGTGAAAAAACTGTTGCATCGTGGTAAGGCCCACCACAGGAGCGATGGAAATATCATCGAACCCAACAACTCCCACTGCCTCGGGAATAGCGATCCGTCGCTCCCGGAAGAACCGGAGCCCCCCCACAGCCATGGTATCGCAGGCGTAAAACACTGCATCGGGCACGGGTCGCCCCGATTCCCGGGGCTCGAAGATCCGCAGTGTTGCAGCGTGGCCTCCTGCTTCGGAGAGGCTGTCGCGCTCAATGATTTCCTGGGACCCGCTTCCCCGGCACCCGGCAATAGCGCTTCGATAACCGGCGAGGCGCGCCTGGACACGTTCGTCGTCCTCGTCCCAGCCGACAAAGGCGATGTGGTGATACCCCCGGCTCAGGAGGTACTCCGTTGCGTCCCGGCCTCCCAGATAGTTATTGGTGCTGATTGAACGCACCGAGGGGCACCTGGACTGCATAAGGACGATCGGCAGGTCCAGGGAATGGAAGAAGGATGCGCCTTCCTCATCAAGCTTCATGGAAAAAGCAATGAGGCCGTCTATCGTTCGCCGGTAGGAGCTGTGATCCCGGAAGAATCGTGCCACGTTCCGCTCGCCGCAGGTGTTTATGAGCATCAGGTTGAAG from Alkalispirochaeta americana encodes the following:
- a CDS encoding M15 family metallopeptidase, which produces MSMKIWTVFFFLLVPSLASFASGEVVMKALARAYPDRIESVEYRRGEWALSMDGEWFSWAQGRLLPEAKRDRWQEFVPIRFYRYEPGPFTPRKITPEVEERLRQRMVSFDNDGEVRFNAFLDRLYGIASQQEAERAMVWLTFLDRPVQLHPLLQDPLGRVDQRLRLVMLADGETRAFVRDLAQVHGFSWRPIAGTPRRSYHSYGVALDLMPRSFRGRHAYWRWAVNSGVEEWWNLAPHQRWTVPREVIKAFEAEGFVWGGKWLYFDAIHFEYRPEILLMAQPEETTKE
- a CDS encoding sensor histidine kinase; its protein translation is MERQEQQKEPREAVILLVAQDTLLISFVSQVADSLGYLLSVADTTQTVEELLASLSAPPLVLIDQVSCLESEEMARTVLATGDLPLVFLSSREHAPPRLDTIQSEASSWASLLPGLFPRTSIPRKSDHQTYATTITLALHLFRTQEELLHSRQALSRSEHQYRLLFQHLPLAFAVHEMIYGSDQEPLDYRFIEINPAFEKITGLRREHLLGKTVLAVLPGTERSWIETYAEVVRTGEDALIESYSRELKKYFAVRAFRIHPGHFAVIFTDVTEETHKRKTLQEQARVLGILAEASERFLDLDLGDLDFQEIVETVRSISGAIFVMYNAFSRDGSRTITRAVAGPPDLIADIHETLGQILQGHTWKFDEIRRDLFRESPFHVFSRVSEWSADLAPVELVISLENRWNLGETMCLLLRHEDEFLGDISMVMPAGLSLKNRPQLEIYARNVALVIMRRRSEERIQRLLQEKELLLQETQHRIKNNLNVTASLLSMQALATNQPEAVKTLLDASSRVKTIRRLYEELHLSENFRHLAVQTYLRPLIDEIIAIFPDAGNLQVETDLTDFKISTKLLSSIGLIVNELITNAMKHAFPPDYLSQRGLTPTLRISAREEKGCLYLSVADNGIGLSTSAREWLRTREDQRSFSGSNFGMLVIHSLVEQVDGTLDIQSGEGTTYSITIPLVVF
- a CDS encoding Cof-type HAD-IIB family hydrolase, translated to MFKLFASDIDYTLLPHQGDIAADDIAALRRLHEEGIMVVLASGRATGSTKKILEHIFPETPPEYFISYNGARVTSLRRGTPLVARNIAPDLVTEIRRWCLQEGVTLQGYEDSTILVEEDNPYVGRYATAAGMGYRIVADIAQAIHPHGGTPKLVCHDRQERLPGHIQSLRDLGRGRWTVVTSMPHFIEIVADNTNKATALQALVAHRGFTMNEVIAIGDNLNDLEMIQEAGTGVAVANAVEELKAVADWVTRRSVSEGAVAETARKAFPDLF
- a CDS encoding ankyrin repeat domain-containing protein; amino-acid sequence: MKLVMLASPSEESSAEALCAELAQESFETEIALLGKEGLLSLTASLEKATHAVVLLQQECLLSKDYYYALGFFHGRAIPWMIYVPDSLELPDYLKEQPAVSALPELVELLKEERLRWTALRDRQRAREELTNLGYALTDQALADCVSEGVLVAVERYMQGGFSPDARDNKGVPLLCLAVRNRHTGMVQFLLSHGADVNATSEDRGNTPIMDAAADGNSELTGLLLHAGAALDGQSKNGQTALVLAVGQGAEKTAQLLLMGGADPHIKDQLGMSARKYAELFRLELVLELIDARESEAMTEVRARESDLPDEEDG
- a CDS encoding tyrosine-type recombinase/integrase, producing MLRILGEKTLLTEITRRETRRLRDRLFQEGKAPATINHVINTLSVILQAAEEDEIIQAIPRVYRAGGGSKKRGALTREEAQSLLGSPEAWRNDLERIASEVAARTGLRRSELLGLTANRCHRDHIDVSHVWEPVSWKLKDATKSGESRIVPISRRVRTLIIQLLRRSPHRWILPADQQYVFYHETNPRAPYDGREITRGLYHAMEYIGISEEERQAASLTFHSWRHFANSQMIEAGIPEATVRAMIGHQSQAMTMNYYHAQDLARIVAAQDDW
- a CDS encoding LacI family DNA-binding transcriptional regulator gives rise to the protein MERERSTIKMVARDAGVSQATVSRVLNQPNLVKPETRDAVYAAMAENNYVPPAAARPPAEKQGVIGLALHDVRLAVAAEVIRALSTEFTEHGFNLMLINTCGERNVARFFRDHSSYRRTIDGLIAFSMKLDEEGASFFHSLDLPIVLMQSRCPSVRSISTNNYLGGRDATEYLLSRGYHHIAFVGWDEDDERVQARLAGYRSAIAGCRGSGSQEIIERDSLSEAGGHAATLRIFEPRESGRPVPDAVFYACDTMAVGGLRFFRERRIAIPEAVGVVGFDDISIAPVVGLTTMQQFFHEKARLARTYLERRISGRDDHLGTDELSVTPRIMVRETTR
- a CDS encoding cation:proton antiporter domain-containing protein, which translates into the protein MQTKKFSPRPLIIPLLFLVFSLSPVLAGSGSSSYAHTLEHRMMVLALQIGIILFAGHWGSNLARRVGIPAIMGELLAGILIGPYLLGALPLPGYPSGLFPVADTTLAITPELYGFAVVASIVLLFLTGLQTDLRLFLRFAFKGSVVGLGGATLSLLAGITVATIMTGNPPLAPGNIFLGVVATATSVDISARILSSRKKMASPEGVTILSASVIEDVVGITLLAVILSVDAMEGTLGNGGGTWRFMVPIAARALTVWLGCTALGILFSRRIGNLLKGVRNQSQIAVLALGLALILAGLFESAGLAMIIGAYVMGLSLANTDISYVVQEKIEVIHHFFDPIFFTVIGMLVNLFVITSLEVLFFGVFFALLATAAKLIGCGGASLVLGFNRAGAIRIGMGMVPRGEVALIMLAIGLSSGVLEDRLFGVAIVMTLITTLVAPPFFNRLLSRTLQTTRQALTDHETTAADFHFGSEDLTKFLLSDVIQTMRNEGFFVTGSETEHKVFHMRKDSVFIALMATPVSLHFTCRKEDVTLVNNLVYESVLSLQQQVGHIKTVAKPQELRKGLVEKTNRAVVDWPKYLPVECIHLRMEVENKELAIRELVESLTHGGKLKDPEAVLEAILERERTMSTGMEHGIAIPHGRSEGVKELTIAVGIVPKGVDFQSLDGEPTRIIFLVASPRDNPGPHLQILAGIAGIVNSSEAREEMLRISSRSDLIRYMVENSRPKKRTP